A stretch of the Sulfurimonas sp. HSL3-1 genome encodes the following:
- a CDS encoding ArsS family sensor histidine kinase, with amino-acid sequence MSIFRKIILLFSASLLLMLAIGYQVDAMYTQRTEALVTQQYLDDARKLYGLLATTEPEALAAALPSMGFEAVESTQATGAEPLLERPHSFGDMRILKTRDGTYLLAIRYMETALLLRDTALDGTLQGRWLPHLLVGLDIVLLVMIFLVIIAMLAPLGHLAAKMRAFAEGDYDSRSDVPGRDEIGAVAETYNHLAQRLQDTIVAREALLRDIGHELRTPIARGMFAAEKLPDSDEKKLLRRCFSELESMTSELLEVEKLSVTGELDLQTIRAETLILQALSKMMIDDEEKVSIALDEDFDLEGDPLYLSIALKNLIDNALKYATAYPVTVTAGAGRICVRNRGKPLREPVAKALAPFRRGVHSRRQKGFGLGLSILAKVLERHALPLSHRYEEGWHCFCIDFSPAQRQKGSETG; translated from the coding sequence ATGTCCATTTTCCGAAAAATCATCCTGCTTTTTTCCGCCAGCCTGCTGCTGATGCTTGCCATCGGCTACCAGGTAGACGCCATGTATACCCAGCGGACCGAAGCCCTCGTCACACAGCAGTACCTTGACGATGCCCGAAAACTCTACGGGTTGCTGGCGACGACCGAACCCGAGGCGCTTGCAGCGGCCCTCCCCTCGATGGGCTTTGAAGCGGTCGAATCAACGCAGGCGACCGGGGCCGAGCCCCTGCTTGAACGCCCCCACTCCTTCGGGGATATGCGGATCCTGAAGACGCGCGACGGCACCTATCTGCTGGCCATCCGCTACATGGAGACCGCATTGCTGCTGCGGGACACCGCTCTCGACGGCACCCTTCAGGGGCGGTGGCTTCCCCATCTGCTTGTCGGGCTCGATATCGTCCTGCTGGTCATGATCTTCCTTGTCATCATCGCCATGCTGGCCCCCCTGGGACACCTTGCCGCCAAGATGCGGGCCTTTGCCGAAGGAGATTACGACAGCCGCTCCGATGTTCCTGGGCGTGACGAGATCGGGGCCGTCGCCGAAACCTACAACCACCTCGCCCAGCGCCTGCAGGACACGATCGTTGCGCGCGAAGCGCTCCTGCGCGATATCGGCCATGAACTCCGGACACCCATTGCCCGCGGCATGTTCGCCGCAGAGAAGCTCCCCGATTCCGACGAAAAAAAGCTGCTTCGGCGCTGCTTTTCGGAACTGGAGTCCATGACAAGCGAGCTCCTTGAAGTGGAGAAGCTCTCCGTCACCGGGGAGCTGGATCTCCAGACGATCCGCGCGGAAACGCTCATACTGCAGGCGCTCTCGAAAATGATGATCGACGACGAGGAGAAAGTTTCCATTGCACTTGACGAGGATTTCGATCTTGAGGGCGATCCCCTCTACCTCTCCATCGCACTCAAAAACCTCATAGACAATGCGCTGAAATACGCCACTGCGTACCCGGTGACGGTTACGGCCGGGGCCGGCAGGATCTGTGTCCGCAATCGGGGCAAGCCGTTAAGAGAACCGGTTGCAAAGGCCCTGGCTCCTTTCCGGCGCGGGGTGCACTCACGGCGCCAGAAAGGGTTCGGTCTGGGCCTCTCCATCTTGGCCAAGGTCCTGGAACGGCATGCCCTTCCGCTCTCGCACCGTTACGAAGAGGGGTGGCACTGCTTCTGCATCGATTTTAGCCCCGCACAGCGCCAAAAGGGCAGTGAGACCGGATAA
- a CDS encoding ATP-binding protein, with the protein MIAWNTTLAAVFRRRTETLKPIARIDAMPLEALINIDRQKAALVENTENFLAGRFANNVLLWGSRGTGKSSLVKALLQAYAEEGLRIVEFFKEDLRYLPEVIDELRDEPYRFILFLDDLTFGETDLSYTYLKSAMEGSIESAPENVRVYATSNRRHLVPEYMSDNEGTTVKDGELHYGDSVEEKISLADRFGLWLSFYQGTQDDYLVMVEHYFKGVDADRELLMREALRFSAARASRSGRTAQQFYLHYMQRLGA; encoded by the coding sequence ATGATCGCATGGAACACAACCCTGGCTGCCGTTTTCAGACGGCGGACGGAGACGCTCAAACCCATCGCCCGGATCGATGCGATGCCGCTGGAGGCGCTGATCAACATCGACCGCCAGAAGGCGGCGCTTGTCGAGAATACGGAGAACTTCCTTGCGGGACGTTTTGCAAACAATGTGCTGCTCTGGGGCAGCCGGGGCACCGGTAAGTCGTCGCTGGTGAAGGCGCTGCTGCAGGCCTACGCCGAGGAGGGGCTGCGGATCGTCGAGTTCTTCAAAGAGGACCTGCGCTACCTACCCGAGGTGATAGACGAGCTGCGCGACGAGCCGTACCGCTTTATCCTCTTCCTTGATGATCTGACGTTCGGCGAGACGGACCTCTCCTATACCTATCTCAAAAGCGCGATGGAGGGCTCCATCGAGAGCGCGCCGGAAAACGTCCGGGTCTACGCCACCTCCAACCGCCGCCACCTCGTCCCCGAATACATGAGCGACAATGAAGGCACGACGGTCAAGGACGGCGAACTGCATTACGGCGACAGTGTCGAGGAGAAGATCTCCCTGGCGGACCGTTTCGGTCTCTGGCTCTCTTTTTACCAGGGGACGCAGGACGATTATCTGGTCATGGTCGAGCACTATTTCAAAGGGGTCGATGCCGACCGGGAGCTGCTCATGCGCGAAGCGCTGCGCTTCTCGGCCGCGCGGGCTTCGCGCAGCGGCCGCACGGCGCAGCAGTTCTACCTGCACTATATGCAGCGGCTTGGGGCATAG